From Stigmatopora nigra isolate UIUO_SnigA chromosome 5, RoL_Snig_1.1, whole genome shotgun sequence, a single genomic window includes:
- the pars2 gene encoding putative proline--tRNA ligase, mitochondrial, whose amino-acid sequence MEPVIQRVRHNVLWSLHRIGRRNHSGYAERVVSTTSTWSRKAPLRVSRLYQPSNLRDMGPDSRMQGELTCKSQRLMQRAGLIHPSNPGCYYYLPATVRSMEKLVRVIDQEMQQIGGQKLDMPSLCAADLWKASERWDLMGKELFRLKDRHGSSYCLGSTHEEAVSTLVAHQTTLSYKQLPLLLYQITRKFRDEPKPRFGLLRGREFYMKDMYSFDVSEEAAYETYESVCQAYMRIFARLGLRCVQVQADTGNIGGKLSHEFQLPADIGEDRLVLCGTCSFSANVETIVPDRTECPQCKTGTLTESKGIEVGHTFYLGKKYSEIFNATISNAQDETSVAEMGCYGLGVTRILAAAIEVMSTDENIRWPGLLAPYQVCVIPPKKGSKQAGAADVAEELVHEIGQSLPHLRGEVVLDDRTQMTIGKRLKDASRLGYPYAIVVGQGALEDTPRFEVICQQTNETLFFSRDELFSLLGKVEIV is encoded by the exons ATGGAGCCTGTGATACAACGCGTTCGGCACAACGTGTTGTGGAGCCTCCACAGAATCGGACGAAGGAACCACTCGGGGTATGCTGAGCGTGTTGTTTCCACTACCTCCACCTGGAGCAGGAAAGCCCCACTCCGGGTGTCTCGACTCTATCAGCCATCCAACCTGCGTGACATGGGCCCCGACAGCCGAATGCAAGGAGAATTGACATGCAAAAGCCAGAGGCTCATGCAGCGTGCAGGTCTCATTCATCCATCTAATCCAGGATGCTACTACTACCTTCCTGCCACTGTTCGCTCCATGGAGAAGCTG GTAAGAGTGATTGACCAGGAGATGCAGCAGATTGGTGGGCAGAAGCTGGATATGCCCAGTTTGTGTGCTGCTGATCTCTGGAAAGCCAGTGAGCGCTGGGACTTGATGGGAAAGGAGTTGTTCCGTCTAAAAGATCGTCATGGTTCCAGCTACTGTTTAGGATCCACACACGAGGAGGCAGTATCCACTCTGGTAGCTCACCAGACCACCTTATCTTACAAACAGCTGCCTCTACTGCTCTACCAG ATCACCCGCAAATTTCGTGATGAGCCAAAGCCAAGGTTTGGTCTCCTTCGAGGAAGGGAGTTTTACATGAAGGACATGTACTCTTTTGATGTCAGTGAAGAAGCTGCTTATGAAACCTATGAATCTGTTTGCCAAGCCTACATGAGGATCTTCGCACGACTGGGCCTGCGTTGCGTGCAAGTGCAGGCCGACACGGGGAACATAGGCGGAAAACTCTCGCATGAATTTCAGTTACCTGCAGACATTGGCGAAGACAGACTTGTACTTTGTGGGACCTGCTCTTTTTCTGCCAATGTAGAGACAATAGTGCCGGACAGAACTGAATGTCCGCAGTGTAAAACTGGCACCTTGACAGAGTCCAAAGGCATCGAGGTCGGCCATACCTTTTACTTGGGCAAAAAGTACTCTGAGATTTTTAACGCCACTATCAGCAATGCCCAAGACGAGACGAGTGTTGCAGAAATGGGCTGTTATGGCCTCGGCGTTACACGCATTCTTGCCGCAGCCATCGAAGTGATGTCAACAGATGAAAATATCCGATGGCCAGGTCTTCTCGCTCCTTATCAAGTTTGCGTTATTCCCCCCAAGAAGGGCAGCAAGCAGGCTGGTGCGGCAGATGTGGCTGAGGAGCTTGTCCATGAAATAGGACAGAGTTTGCCTCATCTGAGAGGGGAAGTGGTTCTAGATGACCGCACCCAGATGACCATTGGCAAGAGGCTGAAGGATGCTAGCCGATTGGGCTATCCATATGCCATTGTAGTTG
- the insl5a gene encoding insulin-like peptide INSL5, which translates to MRALVVLPLMLCLVMCLGSARAEVKAVKLCGREFLRAVVYTCGGSRWRRYFIESDMDGVSTGEENSLENIKNRSGSDLSRRDINNVLTTVCCQVGCRKSDLTFLC; encoded by the exons ATGCGTGCTCTTGTGGTTTTACCTCTCATGCTGTGTCTTGTCATGTGTCTGGGAAGTGCAAGAGCTGAAGTAAAGGCGGTGAAATTGTGTGGCCGAGAGTTCCTGAGAGCTGTGGTGTATACCTGTGGAGGTTCTCGCTGGAGGAGATACTTCATTGAGTCAGACATGGATG GTGTTTCAACAGGAGAGGAGAATAGTCTGGAAAACATCAAAAATCGCTCAGGTTCAGACCTAAGCAGACGGGACATAAACAATGTCTTGACTACGGTGTGCTGCCAGGTTGGTTGCCGGAAGAGTGACCTCACCTTCCTCTGCTGA